The following are encoded in a window of Halorarum salinum genomic DNA:
- a CDS encoding phosphopantetheine adenylyltransferase: protein MNVALGGTFDPIHDGHRVLFERAFELGDVTVGLTSDELAPRTRHEDRWVRPFDERKRDLEAELEPLAEQYGRRFEVRELTEPTGIATEPEFDALVVSPETRDGGERINDIRTERGHDPLRIEVVEHLAAEDGDRISSTRIVRGEIDEHGNLTPEREGRGTARPE from the coding sequence ATGAACGTCGCGCTGGGCGGGACATTCGACCCGATCCACGACGGACACCGCGTGCTGTTCGAGCGCGCGTTCGAACTGGGGGACGTGACGGTCGGGCTCACCTCCGACGAACTGGCGCCGAGGACCCGCCACGAGGACCGCTGGGTTCGACCGTTCGACGAACGGAAGCGCGACCTCGAGGCGGAACTCGAACCGCTCGCCGAGCAGTACGGCCGCCGGTTCGAGGTCCGCGAACTCACGGAGCCGACCGGCATCGCGACCGAACCCGAGTTCGACGCCCTCGTCGTCTCGCCCGAGACCAGGGACGGCGGCGAGCGCATCAACGACATCCGGACCGAGCGGGGCCACGACCCGCTCCGGATCGAGGTCGTCGAACACCTCGCCGCCGAGGACGGCGACCGCATCTCCTCGACCCGCATCGTGAGGGGCGAGATCGACGAACACGGGAACCTGACGCCCGAGCGCGAGGGGCGCGGCACCGCCCGTCCGGAGTAG
- a CDS encoding fibrillarin-like rRNA/tRNA 2'-O-methyltransferase, with product MRDLPDGVSRREIDGRERVCTRGPPVYGEPTDGDWRVWDASRSKLGAMLELGMETGLAGGESVLYLGAANGTTVSHVADFAGPTYAVEFSARPVRDLLEAADPRPNLFPLLKDARKPDTYSHVVESGLDVLVQDVATRGQATVANRNARFLADDGRLLLAVKARSEDVAARPEAVFEEVRADLSDRYEVLAETRLDRFHEDHLGIVARPR from the coding sequence ATGCGTGACCTGCCGGACGGCGTGAGTCGGCGCGAGATCGACGGTCGCGAGCGGGTCTGTACGCGCGGCCCGCCCGTGTACGGCGAGCCGACCGACGGCGACTGGCGGGTCTGGGACGCCTCGCGGTCGAAGCTCGGCGCGATGCTCGAACTCGGGATGGAGACGGGCCTGGCGGGCGGCGAGTCGGTGCTGTATCTCGGCGCCGCGAACGGGACGACCGTAAGCCACGTCGCGGACTTCGCCGGCCCGACCTACGCGGTGGAGTTCTCCGCGCGGCCGGTCAGGGACCTGCTCGAGGCGGCCGACCCCCGCCCGAACCTCTTCCCGCTGCTGAAGGACGCGCGAAAGCCGGACACGTACTCCCACGTCGTCGAGTCCGGCCTGGACGTCCTCGTGCAGGACGTCGCGACGCGCGGCCAGGCGACCGTGGCGAACCGGAACGCGCGGTTCCTCGCCGACGACGGCCGGTTGCTGCTCGCGGTGAAAGCCCGGTCGGAGGACGTCGCCGCCCGCCCGGAGGCCGTGTTCGAGGAGGTTCGCGCCGACCTGTCCGACCGATACGAGGTCCTGGCGGAGACGCGGCTGGACCGCTTCCACGAGGACCACCTCGGCATCGTGGCCCGACCGCGGTAA
- a CDS encoding pyridoxamine 5'-phosphate oxidase family protein, translating to MVVPDRVTDRIADAPLSAHVATSVEDRPHVAPVWYAYEDGSLWITTGGKKLRNVRRNPRVAVSIESADRAGNVDWNATLLATARVVDDAEREEEVLDAIDRKYRGDTDDRDDAGDGDAEADGGEESAGALVELRIASATLAEY from the coding sequence ATGGTCGTCCCCGACCGCGTGACCGACCGCATCGCCGACGCCCCGCTCTCGGCTCACGTCGCGACGAGCGTCGAGGACCGCCCGCACGTCGCCCCGGTCTGGTACGCCTACGAGGACGGGTCGCTGTGGATCACCACCGGCGGGAAGAAACTCCGGAACGTGCGGCGGAACCCCCGCGTCGCCGTCTCCATCGAGAGCGCGGACCGCGCCGGCAACGTCGACTGGAACGCGACGCTGCTCGCCACCGCGCGGGTCGTCGATGACGCCGAACGGGAGGAGGAGGTGCTCGACGCGATCGACCGGAAGTACCGCGGCGATACCGACGATCGGGACGATGCCGGCGACGGGGACGCCGAAGCCGACGGCGGCGAGGAGTCCGCGGGCGCGCTCGTGGAGCTCCGGATCGCCAGCGCGACGCTCGCAGAGTACTGA
- a CDS encoding MFS transporter, which produces MSREGPPSRLQFWTLYLSRFAGGFGSITLVVLIPKLATELGLAGIGLGLLYTVYTLAQTVTVVPVAWAGDRYDKRLVLLGTLVVGIATYAAFGFVSTGTELLAVRAFQGAVFTGMGLMTLALVGELATAGTRANYIGKANAASFAASILGGLSAGFLYDYFGGSREVFLVITGLYVVTFGATALLLSADETRVPGFPFSDLAVNRRILTLTSFRAQYAVAVTLVRNWVPVFAGYAAAQGGLGYPAFAVSVITVSEKFTNMLLQPFTGRLSDSAGRALFVFAGGGAYGVVAVVVPLTPAVGAALGLPESYPVVGAVSAAFLPLVALNLALGVADSFREPASMALFADEGSDGDGVASSFGIRELVWRPGSVLAPVAGGWLMAEVGMGSVFHVGGAFALLGALTFLGLLGRAHGASALREW; this is translated from the coding sequence GTGTCACGCGAGGGGCCGCCGTCACGACTCCAGTTCTGGACGCTCTACCTCTCGCGGTTCGCAGGCGGGTTCGGCTCCATCACGCTCGTCGTCCTCATCCCGAAACTGGCGACGGAACTGGGGCTCGCAGGGATCGGACTGGGCCTGCTGTACACGGTGTACACGCTCGCGCAGACCGTCACGGTCGTCCCGGTAGCGTGGGCGGGCGACCGGTACGACAAGCGCCTCGTCCTGCTCGGCACCCTCGTCGTCGGAATCGCGACGTACGCCGCCTTCGGGTTCGTCTCAACCGGGACGGAACTGCTGGCGGTTCGAGCGTTCCAGGGCGCCGTCTTCACCGGGATGGGCCTCATGACGCTCGCGCTGGTCGGGGAACTCGCGACCGCGGGCACCCGTGCGAACTACATCGGGAAGGCGAACGCAGCATCGTTCGCCGCGTCCATCCTGGGCGGCCTCTCCGCGGGCTTTCTCTACGACTACTTCGGCGGGTCGCGGGAGGTGTTCCTGGTCATCACCGGCCTGTACGTGGTCACCTTCGGCGCGACCGCGCTGCTGCTCTCGGCCGACGAGACCAGGGTCCCCGGCTTCCCGTTCTCCGACCTTGCGGTGAACCGGCGCATCCTCACGCTCACCTCCTTCCGCGCGCAGTACGCGGTCGCGGTCACGCTCGTGCGTAACTGGGTCCCCGTGTTCGCGGGCTACGCCGCCGCACAGGGCGGACTCGGCTACCCGGCGTTCGCCGTCTCCGTCATCACCGTCTCGGAGAAGTTCACGAACATGCTCCTCCAGCCGTTCACCGGCCGACTCTCGGACTCGGCGGGGCGCGCGCTGTTCGTCTTCGCCGGCGGGGGTGCCTACGGGGTCGTCGCCGTCGTCGTCCCGCTCACGCCGGCGGTCGGCGCGGCGCTGGGTCTCCCGGAGTCGTACCCCGTCGTCGGCGCCGTCTCGGCCGCGTTCCTCCCGCTCGTCGCGCTCAACCTCGCGCTCGGCGTCGCCGACAGTTTCCGCGAACCGGCGAGCATGGCGCTGTTCGCCGACGAGGGGAGTGACGGCGACGGCGTCGCGTCGAGTTTCGGCATCCGCGAACTCGTGTGGCGCCCGGGGTCGGTGCTCGCGCCGGTCGCCGGCGGGTGGCTGATGGCCGAGGTCGGCATGGGGTCGGTGTTCCACGTCGGCGGCGCGTTCGCCCTGCTCGGGGCGCTCACGTTTCTCGGACTCCTCGGACGCGCTCACGGCGCGAGCGCGCTCCGCGAGTGGTAG
- a CDS encoding winged helix-turn-helix domain-containing protein yields MATDDDSGDRDQGQTGEPDDGGGDEPRGARERLEEGAGDVAESFDKRAVDLLSWLLDTETRARIYVFLRQHPNATSDEVADGTGLYPSTVREALAELHEDGTVSRRKREASGAGNNPYEYEAIAPSKLVEGVVEQVQSELNTVFNLDRRLGTDASDETEPVTVSVETDDDAGEESVDAAVDARGDGSDDESPNGA; encoded by the coding sequence ATGGCTACCGACGACGACTCGGGGGACCGGGACCAGGGGCAGACCGGCGAACCGGACGACGGCGGAGGGGACGAGCCCCGTGGCGCCAGGGAACGACTCGAAGAGGGCGCGGGCGACGTCGCCGAGAGCTTCGACAAGCGTGCGGTCGATCTCCTGTCGTGGCTCCTCGACACGGAGACCCGCGCGAGGATCTACGTGTTCCTCCGGCAGCACCCGAACGCGACGAGCGACGAGGTGGCCGACGGAACCGGGCTCTACCCGAGTACGGTCCGGGAGGCGCTCGCCGAACTCCACGAGGACGGCACCGTGTCGCGACGGAAGCGGGAGGCGTCGGGCGCCGGAAACAACCCGTACGAGTACGAGGCGATCGCGCCGTCGAAGCTCGTGGAGGGCGTCGTCGAGCAGGTCCAGTCGGAGCTGAACACGGTGTTCAACCTCGACCGGCGCCTCGGCACGGACGCCAGCGACGAGACCGAGCCGGTGACCGTCTCGGTCGAGACCGACGACGACGCAGGGGAGGAATCCGTCGACGCGGCCGTCGACGCCCGCGGTGACGGATCCGACGACGAGAGCCCGAACGGCGCGTAG
- a CDS encoding glutamate--cysteine ligase, with the protein METGSRESFTRLGTLGVEEEFYIVDDAARPVSGIDELVYGDADPPEPLAGRLDHELFKFTIETQTPLVEDPTAVDDHVTAVRDALVEHATDHGYGIAAAGLHPAARWRELDHAEKPRYRSQLDRIQYPQHRNTTAGLHVHVGVDDADEAVWVANELRWYLSPLLALSANSPFWNGFDTGLASARAKIFEALPNTGTPTRFADFETFEAFERRMVEHGSIEDRGELWYDVRPHTEHGTVEVRAPDGQADPDVVCAFVEFVHALVIDLAERYEDERTPSDAGSDVGDGGLRRELLDENKWRAIRRGHDASFVDRDGESVIDLAGAIDRECDRLGVDGVRDLLDRESGAERQRRIHETGGLDELCRSLLV; encoded by the coding sequence ATGGAGACTGGTTCGCGGGAGTCGTTCACGCGGCTGGGTACCCTCGGGGTCGAGGAGGAGTTCTACATCGTCGACGACGCGGCGCGCCCCGTCTCGGGCATCGACGAACTCGTGTACGGCGACGCGGACCCGCCCGAACCGCTCGCCGGGCGCCTCGACCACGAACTGTTCAAGTTCACGATCGAGACCCAGACCCCGCTCGTCGAGGACCCGACGGCCGTCGACGACCACGTCACGGCGGTCCGCGACGCGCTCGTCGAGCACGCGACCGACCACGGCTACGGCATCGCCGCCGCGGGGCTCCACCCGGCCGCGAGGTGGCGCGAACTCGACCACGCGGAGAAGCCCCGCTACCGGTCCCAGCTCGACCGGATCCAGTACCCTCAACATCGCAACACGACCGCGGGCCTGCACGTCCACGTCGGCGTCGACGACGCGGACGAGGCCGTGTGGGTCGCGAACGAACTCCGGTGGTACCTCTCGCCGCTGCTCGCACTGTCGGCGAACTCGCCGTTCTGGAACGGCTTCGACACGGGGCTCGCGTCCGCGCGTGCGAAGATATTCGAAGCGCTGCCGAACACGGGCACCCCCACCAGGTTCGCCGACTTCGAGACGTTCGAGGCGTTCGAACGACGGATGGTCGAGCACGGCTCCATCGAGGACCGCGGGGAACTGTGGTACGACGTTCGACCCCACACCGAGCACGGGACCGTCGAGGTCAGGGCCCCGGACGGTCAGGCCGACCCCGACGTCGTGTGCGCGTTCGTGGAGTTCGTCCACGCGCTCGTGATCGACCTCGCGGAACGATACGAGGACGAACGAACCCCGAGCGACGCGGGGAGCGACGTCGGGGACGGCGGCCTCCGTCGGGAACTGCTCGACGAGAACAAGTGGCGGGCGATCCGCCGCGGGCACGACGCGTCGTTCGTCGACAGGGACGGCGAGTCCGTGATCGACCTCGCGGGGGCGATCGATCGGGAGTGCGACAGGTTGGGCGTCGACGGGGTTCGGGACCTTCTGGACCGCGAGTCCGGCGCGGAACGCCAGCGTCGGATCCACGAGACCGGGGGACTCGACGAGCTCTGCCGGTCGCTGCTGGTTTAG
- a CDS encoding pyridoxal-phosphate-dependent aminotransferase family protein, translating into MNRPDVGELRPPVRTLMGPGPSDVHPRVLRAMATPLVGHLDPAFVEMMDETQELLRYAFRTDNQWTIPVSGTGSASMEAAIGNLVEPGETMLVPTNGYFGGRMAEMARRAGGEVVEVDAPWGEPLDPAAVQEAFDEHQPDVFGFVHAETSTGVRQPSVPELTSIAHDHDAYVVADCVTSLGGVELEVDEWDVDVAYSGPQKCLSCPPGASPLTLNDRAMDKVLSREEPARSWYLDLSLLEGYWGDERAYHHTAPITNVYALREALRLVAEEGIEERWERHRRVAGALKAGVEAMGLEMNAADEYWLPSLNAVRVPAGAAAGAVIDDLLASYDLEIAGGLGDLAGEIFRIGCMGHSARPDNVSFLVSALGETLADHGADVDVGAGTETVASEL; encoded by the coding sequence ATGAACCGACCTGACGTCGGCGAACTGCGGCCGCCGGTCCGGACGCTGATGGGTCCGGGGCCGAGTGACGTGCACCCGCGAGTGCTCCGCGCGATGGCGACGCCGCTCGTCGGCCACCTCGACCCCGCGTTCGTCGAGATGATGGACGAGACCCAGGAACTGTTGCGCTACGCGTTCCGGACCGACAACCAGTGGACGATCCCCGTCTCGGGGACGGGGTCGGCCTCCATGGAGGCGGCCATCGGCAACCTCGTCGAACCCGGCGAGACGATGCTCGTCCCCACGAACGGCTACTTCGGCGGCCGAATGGCCGAGATGGCCCGCCGTGCGGGCGGCGAGGTCGTCGAGGTCGACGCCCCCTGGGGCGAGCCGCTCGACCCCGCGGCCGTCCAGGAGGCGTTCGACGAGCACCAGCCCGACGTGTTCGGCTTCGTCCACGCGGAGACCTCCACCGGCGTGCGCCAGCCGAGCGTCCCCGAACTCACCTCGATCGCCCACGACCACGACGCGTACGTGGTCGCCGACTGCGTCACCTCCCTGGGCGGCGTCGAACTCGAGGTGGACGAGTGGGACGTCGACGTCGCCTACTCGGGTCCCCAGAAGTGTCTCTCCTGCCCGCCGGGCGCTTCGCCGCTCACCCTGAACGACCGCGCGATGGACAAGGTTCTCTCCCGGGAGGAGCCGGCCCGTTCGTGGTACCTCGACCTCTCGCTGCTCGAGGGGTACTGGGGCGACGAGCGCGCGTACCACCACACTGCACCCATCACGAACGTGTACGCGCTGCGGGAGGCGCTCCGCCTGGTCGCCGAGGAGGGCATCGAGGAACGCTGGGAGCGCCACCGCCGGGTGGCGGGCGCGCTCAAGGCGGGCGTCGAGGCGATGGGCCTCGAGATGAACGCCGCCGACGAGTACTGGCTCCCGAGCCTCAACGCCGTCCGCGTGCCGGCGGGCGCGGCCGCCGGCGCGGTCATCGACGACCTGCTGGCGAGCTACGACCTGGAGATCGCGGGCGGGCTGGGCGACCTCGCTGGCGAAATCTTCCGCATCGGCTGCATGGGCCACTCCGCACGGCCCGACAACGTCTCCTTCCTCGTGAGCGCGCTCGGGGAGACGCTCGCCGACCACGGCGCGGACGTCGACGTGGGCGCGGGTACGGAGACGGTCGCGAGCGAACTGTAA
- a CDS encoding PRC-barrel domain-containing protein translates to MDADGSPQEITTLVGREVYSNNGVFVGEVEDVRLALDAETVTGLALTELNGELFSGRIEPGKGVMVPYRWVRAVGDVILVNDVVERLKDDEQEEAIA, encoded by the coding sequence ATGGACGCAGACGGCTCCCCACAGGAGATCACGACGCTCGTCGGTCGCGAGGTGTACTCCAACAACGGGGTCTTCGTCGGCGAGGTGGAGGACGTCCGCCTCGCCCTGGACGCGGAGACGGTGACCGGACTGGCGCTCACGGAACTGAACGGCGAACTGTTCTCCGGCCGGATCGAGCCCGGGAAGGGCGTGATGGTCCCCTACCGCTGGGTGCGCGCGGTCGGCGACGTCATCCTCGTCAACGACGTCGTCGAGCGGCTGAAGGACGACGAACAGGAAGAAGCGATCGCGTAG
- a CDS encoding NOP5/NOP56 family protein, whose protein sequence is MTEEDVGPGSAWFVGEDPVAAIRDGSATAPADWPRIAVESGAAGDRDDYYRRLKDATTAAAREAVRERERADDRQLLHAVRAMDDADRTANELAERLAEWGGSLFDESGSGVEYAREVAGRSPAGPAEDRVVSLARRVVDLAEEARDLESFIEGRAPVAAPNLSALAGPVLAARLVSLAGGLEPLAKKPSGTLQVLGAEDALFAHLRGHAPSPKHGVIYTHEYVRGTRPEDRGSAARALAGKLTIAARIDHYSGDYRPDLEADLDERMRAIRERAAGDEGGPDA, encoded by the coding sequence ATGACCGAGGAAGACGTCGGGCCGGGGTCGGCGTGGTTCGTCGGCGAGGACCCGGTCGCCGCGATCCGCGACGGATCGGCGACGGCTCCGGCGGACTGGCCACGGATCGCCGTCGAGTCGGGCGCGGCGGGCGACCGGGACGACTACTACCGGCGGCTGAAGGACGCGACCACCGCCGCGGCCCGCGAGGCCGTCCGGGAACGCGAACGTGCGGACGACCGCCAGTTGCTCCACGCCGTCCGCGCGATGGACGACGCCGACCGGACGGCGAACGAACTCGCCGAACGCCTGGCCGAGTGGGGCGGGAGCCTCTTCGACGAGTCGGGGTCGGGCGTCGAGTACGCCCGCGAGGTGGCGGGTCGATCGCCTGCCGGTCCGGCCGAGGATCGCGTCGTCTCGCTCGCCCGACGCGTCGTCGACCTGGCGGAGGAGGCCCGCGACCTGGAGTCGTTCATCGAGGGGCGGGCGCCGGTCGCCGCGCCGAACCTGTCCGCGCTCGCGGGGCCGGTGCTCGCCGCGCGACTCGTCTCGCTCGCCGGCGGGCTGGAGCCGCTCGCGAAGAAGCCCTCGGGGACGCTTCAGGTGCTCGGCGCGGAGGACGCGCTGTTCGCGCACCTGCGCGGACACGCCCCGTCGCCGAAACACGGGGTCATCTACACCCACGAGTACGTCCGGGGGACGCGGCCGGAGGACCGGGGCTCCGCGGCCCGCGCGCTGGCCGGGAAGCTGACGATCGCCGCCCGCATCGACCACTACTCCGGCGACTACCGGCCGGACCTCGAGGCGGACCTCGACGAGCGGATGCGTGCCATCCGCGAGCGGGCGGCGGGAGACGAGGGTGGTCCCGATGCGTGA
- a CDS encoding DHH family phosphoesterase → MSTGVTISSMSTYAILGCGSVGHAVADDLTEEGKDVLILDKDESRVEALRDQDLNARAQDIADPDVAEVVADRDVILILSSDVDANKAAVRAIRERDGEQYVVVRASDPVSQDELTELGADVVINPSTVIADSALRALESGELEYKARQLADILESTDGTLAILAHDNPDPDSIAAAVALGAIAAEYDVESDIIYDGEIGHQENRAFVNTLGIDLHARADARPLAEYGALALVDYSEAGELDVGADVDVYIDRDEPDEEFEASFTDIRRNVSATSTILTKYIQEFDLSPDATVATALLYGIRAETVDFKRDTTPADLTAAAYLHPFADHDMLEEVESPSMSPETLDVLAEAIQNREVQGSHLVSNAGFIRDREALAQAASQLLDLEGITTSAVFGIDDDTIYLSARSKDIRINIGNVLQDAFSDIGEAAGHSTQGNAEIPLGLFTGIEASESNRDTLLTLSEEAVRRKLFDAMGVESSGGGGSESSNGS, encoded by the coding sequence ATGAGTACCGGGGTCACGATCTCCTCGATGTCCACCTACGCCATCCTCGGGTGTGGGAGCGTCGGGCACGCCGTCGCCGACGATCTCACCGAGGAGGGCAAGGACGTGCTCATCCTCGACAAGGACGAGTCCCGCGTCGAGGCGCTGCGCGACCAGGACCTCAACGCGCGGGCACAGGACATCGCGGATCCGGACGTCGCGGAGGTCGTCGCGGACCGGGACGTGATCCTCATCCTCTCCTCGGACGTGGACGCGAACAAGGCGGCCGTCCGGGCGATCCGCGAGCGCGACGGCGAGCAGTACGTCGTCGTCCGCGCCTCCGACCCCGTGAGCCAGGACGAGCTGACGGAACTGGGCGCCGACGTGGTGATCAACCCGTCGACGGTCATCGCCGACTCCGCGCTCCGCGCGCTCGAGTCCGGCGAGCTGGAGTACAAGGCCCGACAGCTCGCGGACATCCTCGAGTCGACGGACGGCACGCTCGCCATCCTCGCACACGACAACCCCGACCCGGACTCCATCGCCGCCGCGGTGGCGCTCGGGGCCATCGCGGCCGAGTACGATGTCGAGTCCGACATCATCTACGACGGGGAGATCGGCCACCAGGAGAACCGCGCGTTCGTCAACACGCTCGGCATCGACCTCCACGCGCGTGCGGACGCGAGGCCGCTCGCGGAGTACGGCGCGCTCGCGCTCGTCGACTACTCGGAGGCGGGCGAGCTCGACGTCGGGGCCGACGTGGACGTCTACATCGACCGCGACGAGCCCGACGAGGAGTTCGAGGCCTCGTTCACCGACATCCGGCGGAACGTCTCCGCGACCTCCACCATCCTCACGAAGTACATCCAGGAGTTCGACCTCTCGCCGGACGCGACGGTCGCGACCGCGCTGCTGTACGGCATCCGCGCGGAGACGGTCGACTTCAAGCGCGACACGACGCCCGCGGACCTCACCGCGGCCGCGTACCTCCACCCGTTCGCGGACCACGACATGCTCGAGGAGGTCGAGTCCCCCTCGATGTCGCCCGAGACGCTGGACGTGCTTGCGGAGGCCATCCAGAACCGCGAGGTGCAGGGGAGCCACCTCGTCTCGAACGCCGGGTTCATCCGCGACCGCGAGGCGCTCGCGCAGGCGGCCTCACAGCTCCTCGACCTCGAGGGGATCACCACCTCGGCGGTGTTCGGCATCGACGACGACACGATCTACCTGTCGGCCCGCTCGAAGGACATCCGCATCAACATCGGCAACGTGCTCCAGGACGCCTTCTCCGACATCGGCGAGGCGGCCGGCCACTCGACGCAGGGCAACGCCGAGATACCGCTCGGGCTGTTCACCGGCATCGAGGCGAGCGAGTCGAACCGCGACACGCTGCTCACGCTCTCGGAGGAGGCGGTTCGGCGGAAACTGTTCGACGCGATGGGCGTCGAGAGCTCCGGGGGCGGCGGCTCCGAGTCCTCGAACGGGTCGTAG
- a CDS encoding LUD domain-containing protein, whose protein sequence is MSESDEMRAARIRELMETEGDAVADGTRGFNAGRYESVADLDEYEELKDGARAIKEDAIGRLPELLDRLEAAVEGNGGTVYLAEDAADANRYVREVVAGKDADRVVKSKSMTTEELEVNEALEADGVEVVETDLGEWVLQVADEAPSHIVAPAIHKSREGIAELFNERFDPEEPLETAEELTRFARERLGELIEGADVGMTGANFVTADSGTVALVTSEGNARKCAVVPDTHVAVAGVEKVIPSVEDLRPFVELIGRSGTGQDITSYVSFLTPPVASPAVDFDDPDAPMADGAIGGDGAGDDPDREFHLVLVDNGRLAMREDEDLRETLYCIRCGACANSCGNFQSVGGHAFGGETYSGGIATGWEAGVEGLDAAAEFNDLCTGCSRCVPACPVKIDVPWINTVVRDRVNRTDGAGEFDFLVDGLTPDEEPGGLDRTKRLFGNFETLAAWGSRTAPLSNWVADSAPARWAMDRWLGVAPERDLPEFERETLVDWFAARGSRVTADDARREAVLYPDVYTNHVAVDRGKAAVRTLEALDVRVSVPASAAVGSGRAPLSQGMVSTARRQAERCRDALVPELERGRDVVVVEPSDLAAIRREYEKLLPEGDHERLAAGSYEVLEYVYGLLESGADGSALGDGDDEGGAVNYHAHCQQRTLGLEGYTVAVLERLGHEVTTSDTECCGMAGSFGYKSAYYELSMDVGEPLAEQFGDDDRTALASGTSCCEQLGALLGRPGTHPVELLDPDSPDQ, encoded by the coding sequence ATGAGTGAGTCCGACGAGATGCGGGCGGCCCGCATCCGGGAACTGATGGAGACGGAAGGGGACGCGGTCGCGGACGGCACCCGCGGGTTCAACGCGGGACGCTACGAGTCGGTCGCCGACCTCGACGAGTACGAGGAGCTGAAGGACGGGGCGCGGGCGATCAAGGAGGACGCGATCGGACGGCTCCCGGAACTGCTCGACCGCCTCGAGGCGGCCGTCGAGGGGAACGGCGGGACGGTGTACCTCGCCGAGGACGCCGCCGACGCGAACCGGTACGTCCGGGAGGTCGTCGCCGGGAAGGACGCGGACAGGGTCGTGAAGTCGAAGTCGATGACGACCGAGGAGCTGGAGGTGAACGAGGCGCTCGAGGCCGACGGCGTCGAGGTCGTGGAGACCGACCTCGGCGAGTGGGTGCTCCAGGTCGCCGACGAGGCGCCCTCGCACATCGTCGCGCCGGCGATCCACAAGTCCCGCGAGGGCATCGCCGAACTGTTCAACGAGCGGTTCGACCCCGAGGAGCCGCTCGAGACTGCAGAGGAGCTGACGAGGTTCGCCCGCGAACGGCTCGGCGAACTCATCGAGGGCGCCGACGTCGGGATGACCGGGGCCAACTTCGTCACCGCCGACTCCGGGACCGTGGCGCTCGTCACCAGCGAGGGGAACGCGCGCAAGTGCGCGGTCGTCCCGGACACCCACGTCGCGGTCGCGGGCGTCGAGAAGGTGATCCCGAGCGTCGAGGACCTCCGACCGTTCGTCGAACTGATCGGGCGCTCCGGGACCGGCCAGGACATCACCTCCTACGTCTCGTTCCTGACGCCGCCGGTCGCCTCGCCCGCGGTCGACTTCGACGATCCGGACGCGCCGATGGCCGACGGCGCGATCGGCGGCGACGGCGCCGGCGACGACCCCGACCGGGAGTTCCACCTCGTGCTCGTCGACAACGGGAGGCTGGCGATGCGCGAGGACGAGGACCTGCGGGAGACGCTGTACTGCATCCGCTGTGGGGCGTGTGCGAACTCCTGTGGCAACTTCCAGTCGGTCGGCGGCCACGCCTTCGGCGGCGAGACGTACTCCGGCGGCATCGCGACCGGCTGGGAGGCGGGCGTCGAGGGGCTCGACGCCGCCGCCGAGTTCAACGACCTCTGTACGGGCTGCTCGCGCTGTGTCCCCGCCTGTCCCGTGAAGATCGACGTCCCGTGGATCAACACCGTCGTCCGGGACCGCGTCAACCGGACGGACGGGGCGGGGGAGTTCGACTTCCTCGTCGACGGGCTGACTCCGGACGAGGAACCGGGCGGGCTCGACCGCACGAAGCGGCTGTTCGGCAACTTCGAGACGCTCGCGGCGTGGGGGAGCAGGACGGCGCCGCTGTCGAACTGGGTCGCCGACAGCGCGCCCGCTCGGTGGGCCATGGACCGGTGGCTCGGCGTCGCACCCGAGCGCGACCTGCCCGAGTTCGAGCGGGAGACGCTCGTCGACTGGTTCGCCGCGCGCGGGAGCCGCGTCACGGCCGACGACGCGCGCCGGGAGGCGGTGCTGTACCCCGACGTGTACACCAACCACGTCGCGGTCGACCGCGGGAAGGCGGCGGTGCGCACCCTCGAGGCCCTTGACGTGCGGGTGTCGGTCCCCGCGTCGGCCGCGGTCGGGAGCGGCCGCGCGCCGCTCTCGCAGGGGATGGTCTCGACGGCGCGCCGGCAGGCGGAGCGATGCCGCGACGCGCTCGTGCCGGAACTGGAGCGGGGCCGCGACGTGGTCGTCGTCGAGCCGAGCGACCTCGCCGCGATCCGGCGGGAGTACGAGAAGCTGCTCCCCGAGGGGGACCACGAACGGCTCGCGGCGGGGAGCTACGAGGTGCTGGAGTACGTCTACGGGCTGCTGGAGAGCGGCGCGGACGGGAGCGCGCTCGGGGACGGCGACGACGAGGGTGGGGCGGTGAACTACCACGCCCACTGCCAGCAGCGAACGCTCGGGCTGGAGGGCTACACCGTGGCGGTGCTCGAACGACTCGGCCACGAGGTGACCACCTCGGACACGGAGTGTTGCGGGATGGCGGGGAGCTTCGGCTACAAGTCGGCGTACTACGAACTGTCGATGGACGTCGGCGAGCCGCTGGCCGAGCAGTTCGGGGACGACGACCGGACCGCGCTCGCGTCGGGCACCTCCTGTTGTGAGCAACTCGGCGCGCTGCTCGGCCGGCCCGGAACCCACCCGGTCGAACTGCTCGACCCGGACTCGCCGGACCAGTGA